In Amycolatopsis solani, a single window of DNA contains:
- a CDS encoding DUF6461 domain-containing protein, with product MGENFAAAVAAVVPAVRAVLPAAPSAALGRLALEPPPRFPDWPEAEVVRSLRSVPSWVVERVHGAVELTLDGLVIAAPPVTGELTPPSSGSFGFLSSDSEAEAVRETRLLAQFRPDLLELVAELTAAVAADETLAPLLVAEGDEGGIAAAHGAAYLSIALVTTAIAAREAGQPGVAAIVGTALGVAAGLLRAAPMPAGYAEAVREKERAEYLLPRSGSTSVAVRDHVFALTESAFPAFGDFAENGLAEAAAGGVVIRTGMAAGPVPVSVRVLAEPPAEVETLGWEEVVDLSWHADHGSASLAPSARVGVTTPPWPGDYRVRVHAYGRDDPDVESYGIWVWAAPAEPPRVHARADRLGHRLRGEPEPALVDRPEVRYRWIRQSRLAVAATVTVATGLPAADVVRGFGADPDRPKPPAELRQAYADPWLAVLDLGGVVLVIEENGYLGSHEDVLTAISRAGAAASMFWNVNAVTRLSFARDGELLASFEPGLGEPDLSPETAAALAGLDFEDYRDLDEKGLVAVERFTGRGLHAEDLEEIERAGVAYRVPGA from the coding sequence ATGGGGGAGAACTTTGCCGCGGCCGTGGCCGCTGTCGTGCCAGCTGTCCGGGCCGTGCTGCCGGCCGCGCCGTCGGCGGCGCTGGGGCGGCTGGCGCTCGAACCGCCGCCGCGCTTTCCGGACTGGCCCGAAGCCGAAGTCGTGCGCTCGCTGCGGAGCGTGCCGTCGTGGGTGGTCGAGCGGGTGCACGGCGCCGTCGAGCTGACCCTGGACGGGTTGGTGATCGCGGCGCCGCCGGTGACGGGGGAACTGACGCCGCCGTCGTCCGGCTCGTTCGGCTTCCTCTCTTCCGACAGCGAAGCGGAAGCGGTGCGGGAGACGCGGTTGCTGGCCCAGTTCCGGCCCGACCTGCTCGAGCTCGTCGCCGAGCTGACCGCGGCCGTCGCGGCCGACGAAACGCTCGCGCCCTTGCTGGTTGCCGAAGGCGACGAAGGCGGGATCGCGGCCGCGCACGGTGCCGCGTACCTCTCGATCGCGCTGGTGACCACGGCGATCGCGGCACGTGAGGCCGGGCAGCCCGGCGTCGCCGCCATCGTCGGGACGGCGCTCGGCGTGGCGGCCGGGCTGCTCCGCGCGGCGCCGATGCCCGCCGGGTACGCCGAGGCCGTGCGCGAGAAGGAACGGGCCGAGTACCTGCTGCCGCGGTCCGGGAGCACGTCCGTGGCCGTCCGCGACCACGTGTTCGCCTTGACCGAGAGCGCTTTCCCGGCGTTCGGCGACTTCGCGGAAAACGGCTTGGCCGAAGCCGCCGCCGGGGGCGTGGTGATCCGCACCGGCATGGCGGCCGGTCCGGTGCCCGTCAGCGTCCGCGTGCTCGCCGAGCCCCCGGCCGAGGTGGAGACGCTGGGCTGGGAGGAGGTCGTGGACCTGAGCTGGCACGCGGACCACGGCTCGGCGAGCCTGGCGCCGTCGGCGAGGGTGGGCGTGACGACGCCGCCGTGGCCCGGCGACTACCGCGTCCGCGTGCACGCCTACGGCCGCGACGACCCGGACGTGGAGAGCTACGGCATCTGGGTCTGGGCGGCGCCCGCGGAACCGCCGCGGGTGCACGCCCGCGCCGACCGCCTCGGTCACCGCCTGCGCGGCGAACCCGAACCGGCGCTCGTCGACCGGCCCGAGGTGCGCTACCGCTGGATCCGGCAGTCCCGCCTGGCGGTGGCGGCGACCGTCACGGTGGCCACCGGCCTGCCCGCCGCGGACGTGGTGCGCGGCTTCGGCGCGGACCCGGACCGGCCGAAGCCGCCGGCCGAGCTGCGGCAGGCGTACGCGGACCCGTGGCTGGCAGTGCTCGACCTCGGCGGCGTCGTGCTGGTGATCGAGGAGAACGGCTACCTGGGCTCGCACGAAGACGTGCTGACGGCGATCTCGCGGGCCGGCGCGGCGGCAAGCATGTTCTGGAACGTCAACGCCGTGACACGGCTGTCCTTCGCCCGCGACGGCGAGCTGCTGGCGTCGTTCGAGCCGGGCCTGGGGGAGCCGGATTTGTCCCCGGAGACGG